From the genome of Tachypleus tridentatus isolate NWPU-2018 chromosome 6, ASM421037v1, whole genome shotgun sequence:
TGAACACGACATTAAAAAGAACTAACCTGTAAACACTGATGTTCGTGATCGGACATCGACTGGCTACCAATTTCacgtccacaaatgtaacaactTGTAGTTGGAGGTTCGGTTACGCTTGAAACTCCAGTTTGTGGATTTAACTCGTTTGTACCTGCTTCAACGTCCATTTTGTGAATTTGTTGAATCTTCAGTACCTTAGAAACGTTCTTACGTTCATTCACTTTTTTAGTAAAGTTATCATTTCTACTCGTTTCGACTTTCTCTTCCGTGTGGCTGTTTCTTTCAATGGACTGGATATCTTTCGAGTCTGATTCTATTTCACTTTTAAGTTGGACTTCTAACTCGTCCGAAACAAAAGCTTTAGTAATTTTAGATTTATTACTATGCAAAGTGTTACAGCCATGATTATGCAAGCGCTCTGGGGCGATCCTTCTGGTACAAGCCTTACAAGGAGGAGGCCTGCGACTGTGAGGATTTTTAAAATTACGTACATTTTTTGATAAGGGAATTCTACTGCCATCCTGACAAGCCTTAAGAGGATCGTACGATTTATGATCACTTAGTgcaaaattattgttattcattttagTATGAGCTTGTTTGGGTACTTTGTTCATAGTTCTAGTAAAATCATTTTGTGGTGGAATACTGTACCTAGAAAACCTCTGAACAGCAACTGTCTTGTGTGCTCCCTTTGACCTACAAGTCTTACCATCACTATCAACCACTGGTAGGTCAAAATTATGTGTGGGTCTGTCCAGTGTCTTTGTCTGGGGACGTATAAGTCTTTCTGATAGAACCGCAGCGTCGTTATTGTTGTCTTCCATTTTTATCTCTAAGCTCAAGCGTACGAACTGAAATATCAAAGTTCACTGATGTAGTACATCTGAAACTAAGTACCTTGTTATATGCATCTGTAATTGACTCTTTGTTTTATTCTAGTTATAATATTAAGCGTGACCAAATGCACCCAAGAGCACAGTCGTTGGAGAAACGCAAAATAAGACGTTATGAGTTAGTGAAAAcatattatatagttttatattcttactCATAGCAGTCGTGGGAAGTTTACATTAGACGATTTGGACGAAATGCTACCTATTTTATCATAACCATTAGACGGTTTCGACAGAATACTATCTATTTTAATTTACGAAATTTTTTTAGCAGAAAATATTCATGAGCTCAACGTTATACTTGAGAATGTTCCACTTTTTCTGTGACAGTAATAGGTAGAgcctatttaaaataaaaatgtattatacaatgttttaaactACAATAGTTCATTATTGAAAAACTATCAACCGTGTATTTGTACTGTGAAGCAGTAAGTCAATAAAGAATTTTTGAGCTACAGTAAATTTAGTTACAAGGAACCAGTAGCTATTTAACGTATAAAATTTGATGTTAACGTTTTCTATTTTCAAAGAATACACGATGATACATTTTGAAGCATAAAATACGAAACATAGCCACAAACGAAAGTTGGAGATAACGTTTCCTGTGATTTCTCCATCCGTTATTCTGCGTTGGTCGAAATATCAAAAATGATAGCAGCTTAAGAAACCCCATAATCCTAATAATCGTTTCAAATTTACCAACTTCAATTCCATAAAAAGAATCGTTACCGAAGATCGTAATGTTACTGGGCCGTCAATGACctgaaaaataatattgataatatgtTGGACAACTATCGAAATAAACAAGAAGTGATAAAACAATTACAAAGGCtgttaaaacagaaacatatGGAGCACTCAAGTAaagaagtttatttattaattaactattcACGGCTTCTctttcattttttacttcaaatcttaaaatattatcttCAGTTATTACCTATTTTTGTATAATTAGCTAGTTCTCTTACTTTATCTACAACGACGACGAAGGTATGTCAAAAACGGACATCGGAATCAAtctaaatcataatttttattgcaattcatataaagtataatttaacaaatgaaataatcataatgttaacagtttttaacGCTGAAAAAAATTGGAATTAATTTGTACAGTGTAATCTGTACTGAGGCGTATGAGCACTAGACAGTAGAGGCAACTTATAGAACTTCTTAACTGATATTTTACATTTGTGTCATCATATGAAACTTCATAAGCAGTAACATAGTTACGTCACTTTGTTGGATACAAacctaatttatatatatacagaacatAGTGGTCTcagattattaaaaaattaaaagtaataccgCAATAAACAGTTACATTCCCGATTATACTGTGTAGTCAGTCTTTTTTAGGCCTGAATCCTGTTTTCAATAAATCTTAGTTATTGTGCAGCAATTTAACGCTGGCtgtatcacttttatttttttaataatatacttaTACAGAAATGTTGTTTAACATTTAAGAACGATTTCATTCAAAGCCTTGTTCGAAGAGCATTGCTctcaataattaaaaacaaaaaataaaatgatatcgATATCCTATTAATTTACCTGGATGATCTGCAATCAGAAGCTTGTTCTCCTTCTAATCAAAGAGCTGAATCGTGAGCTATACGTTATGTCAGTTATATGAATCGAAATCCAAATTTAAGTGTTATAACCCTACACGTAGCTTTGAGCCGCTGTGAAGTCAATTTATCGAAGCAAGCTTGAGTGTCGTTCACGAACGTTTCGTTACttcatataaaactaattaatattaattataattaactttataCGTATATATGGTTTACTGATAGAGCGACATATTctaggcccgggatggccaggtacttaggacgctcgactcaaaaccgagggtcacgggttcgaatcctcgtgacactaaacatgttcaccctgtcagccgtggaggcgttataatgtgacaatcaatcccactatttgctggtaaaagagtagcccaaaagtttatgatgggtggtgatgactagatgccttacctctagtttcacactgctaaattagggacggccagcgtaAATCGCCCTCATGTAGCTtggcgagaaattcaaaaacaaacaaaacaaatatatattgcaTATTATTTTCTGGTATCTTAAGATCTATCTTCAGCTCCATGAACCTATTAACagattcatttatataaaaataaaataaacttaaaactcgTTTGaggaaatttatatatatatatatatataatattataatatttactccCAGACTTATATAAACAGTACTGTTGTGTTAATTTGTTAGGAAAAGacaatattttgtcattcctTCCATTTTATGAGGCTAACTCTTCCACGATATTACAGAACGTacattacagcggtaagtctatggatttacaacactaaaaccagtggttcggttcccctcggttcactcagcagatagtccgacgtaactttgctataagaaaacacacacatatacagaatGTAAATCTCAACACTCTGCTAATGTTtgactgatccctgttgacaagtGAATGAACCAAggtgagaatatttatcattatttaaaattcTCATATACTTGTATCACGGGCATGTCATGagagttctgcttgaatgaacacaCTGATCAAATTTAGTGTCTGAAAAACTGTCATGATACAGttttttctatatagttaagaaacTGTACCATGACAGGTTTTcagaaactaaagaaataaacttaataGATCGCCACAAATAACatcatatattaaatttatttgacaTGTCATGGCCCATAAAGCGTAgaaaattgtcagtagagcagagagttcacatGAAAGCTATACGTGATGTTGGCCGGTCTCTTTGATAAATTACTGCAGAGTTGCTCTCCAAATTAtaaagtacaccctagatcatgaaACTGAGACAAGTAAATTGGAAAATAGGAAAAAAGAGACAGACAACATAACCACAATAATACTGGTGTTAaatatcttcgtttatgcagccttcgggacagaaggaagactgctatTGATCTCAAGTATGAGAAAAATGACCATTTActaaatgacagaaaaatgtcCAGATGTACAACATCATAAAGGCTTAACAATAATGGGATATATAATTGTGTAgcaattaaaacatgtttacatTAATCTCAAAATATTGTGAATAGGcttaaattttctaaaatatacaaaaactggactgctAATGATTGAAAAAGGTTGTTATGGACAGATTAGTCcaagtgacacagcgatatgtttgcggacttatactgctaaaaaccaggATTCGATACGCATGGTAgttagagcacaaataaccctgtGTACAGCtttctgtttaataacaaacaacaaacaagtttgaaatatttggttaaaaGCGGAGATTGAATATTcggcggaagaaaggtgaaagatacttacctaaATGCGTAGTACTCTATTATGAAGCATGAGGGAGACAGTGTGATCGTTTGAGAGTGTTTTTCTGCCGAGGCGATGGGAGATATTTGCAAGATAGACAGAATAATGAACCACTGTAAGAAACATCATATATTGATCTGTCATGGCATTCAtggtggtttgcatattattggtaaagaattctacCACCAAAACATAAttaccccaaacactcatccaacctgtgcataaattacttagttaagaaagaaactgctggagttattcaaatgatgcaatacccccacacacacagacacacagaTTCTAGATCTCAACCAAATTGAGTATATCTatgatttgatagatcaaaaacttgacaaatcaaaagttatttttcaaggaaactttatgggagtgtattagagacagttcgattaaatatattacaataatgttgAAAGACTGTCttcagttattaaagcaaaagggtaatacacaaaatattaactgtttgctgaactcaagcagtTTCAGTGAGTTTCTTGTATACTAAGTATGAAGATTAGAAAAATTTTggtgtttcacctgtgatttaacTTTACTTGATCTTTGAATGT
Proteins encoded in this window:
- the LOC143253950 gene encoding zinc finger protein 474-like isoform X2 codes for the protein MEDNNNDAAVLSERLIRPQTKTLDRPTHNFDLPVVDSDGKTCRSKGAHKTVAVQRFSRYSIPPQNDFTRTMNKVPKQAHTKMNNNNFALSDHKSYDPLKACQDGSRIPLSKNVRNFKNPHSRRPPPCKACTRRIAPERLHNHGCNTLHSNKSKITKAFVSDELEVQLKSEIESDSKDIQSIERNSHTEEKVETSRNDNFTKKVNERKNVSKVLKIQQIHKMDVEAGTNELNPQTGVSSVTEPPTTSCYICGREIGSQSMSDHEHQCLQKWRIANEDPAPEQKQPEPEKPDCDNTVSRDQNSDASWQAFQAQLIRCSNCGRTFFPERLPVHQRACKSKSEGVGRKTNNVFTEDTEEPQRLIETALKRIILITCYICGRQFDLTSISLHESRCLQKWKIENSKLPKEIQRPEPKKPEPIFKEDGTVDFAAMAQATWQNHLEQLVPCSRCGRTFFPNRLVVHIRSCKGQGHVAEHSLNLPKKETPQLPET
- the LOC143253950 gene encoding zinc finger protein 474-like isoform X1: MEDNNNDAAVLSERLIRPQTKTLDRPTHNFDLPVVDSDGKTCRSKGAHKTVAVQRFSRYSIPPQNDFTRTMNKVPKQAHTKMNNNNFALSDHKSYDPLKACQDGSRIPLSKNVRNFKNPHSRRPPPCKACTRRIAPERLHNHGCNTLHSNKSKITKAFVSDELEVQLKSEIESDSKDIQSIERNSHTEEKVETSRNDNFTKKVNERKNVSKVLKIQQIHKMDVEAGTNELNPQTGVSSVTEPPTTSCYICGREIGSQSMSDHEHQCLQKWRIANEDPAPEQKQPEPEKPDCDNTVSRDQNSDASWQAFQAQLIRCSNCGRTFFPERLPVHQRACKSKSEGVGRKTNNVFTEDTEEPQQRLIETALKRIILITCYICGRQFDLTSISLHESRCLQKWKIENSKLPKEIQRPEPKKPEPIFKEDGTVDFAAMAQATWQNHLEQLVPCSRCGRTFFPNRLVVHIRSCKGQGHVAEHSLNLPKKETPQLPET